In Hoplias malabaricus isolate fHopMal1 chromosome 6, fHopMal1.hap1, whole genome shotgun sequence, a single window of DNA contains:
- the LOC136700504 gene encoding CD209 antigen-like protein E, producing the protein MENIYERTNVQLSKNPGNEECHNSSDILDHTVQSVRGRSHLCSTQTLKNVLAVFSVLLLCTWVGLCAGWILYVSKGISFEALSEDYSRAVQRLSVQEHNANETQRKYEELKVEYRRAQNLLFHCNGNQTCALCGEGWTFYGLKCYLFSTDTLNWTNSRDDCSENGGHLVIITSKLEQDFVSSRVQENHWIGLNDLETEGKWMWVNNKPLTETEEVFWYERKNEPDEPDNWKHEDSSGEDCAALGNERGYTGSWFDASCQKLKNYICEK; encoded by the exons atggagAACATCTATGAAAGAACAAATGTTCAGCTCTCAAAAAATCCTGGAAATGAAGAATGTCATAATTCATCAG ATATTTTGGACCACACTGTCCAGTCAGTGAGAGGGAGGAGTCATCTGTGTTCTACACAAACTCTGAAGAATGTTCTGGCTGTTTTCTCTGTCCTTTTGCTCTGCACTTGGGTGGGTCTCTGTGCTGGTTGGATCCTGT ATGTGAGTAAAGGCATCTCTTTTGAAGCACTATCTGAAGATTATTCCAGAGCTGTACAGAGACTCTCAGTGCAGGAACACAATGCCAATG AAACACAAAGGAAGTATGAAGAGCTGAAGGTCGAGTATCGCAGGGCTCAAAATTTGCTCTTTCACTGCAATG GAAATCAGACATGTGCACTTTGTGGAGAAGGTTGGACATTTTATGGTTTAAAGTGTTACCTCTTCTCCACTGATACACTGAACTGGACAAACAGTCGTGATGACTGCAGTGAGAACGGCGGGCATCTGGTTATAATCACCAGCAAACTGGAACAG GATTTTGTTTCTTCACGTGTTCAAGAGAATCACTGGATTGGGCTGAATGATTTAGAGACAGAAGGAAAGTGGATGTGGGTGAACAACAAACCCCTTACTGAGACAGAAGAAGT aTTCTGGTATGAGCGAAAGAATGAACCTGATGAACCTGATAACTGGAAGCATGAGGATTCTTCAGGAGAGGACTGTGCTGCTCTTGGAAATGAAAGAGGATATACAGGCTCATGGTTTGATGCTTCATGccaaaaactgaaaaattatATCTGTGAAAAGTAA